A genomic region of Methanothermobacter thermautotrophicus str. Delta H contains the following coding sequences:
- the iorA gene encoding indolepyruvate ferredoxin oxidoreductase subunit alpha, with translation MELEDILNAREGDKLFLLGNEATVRAAIESGVGVASTYPGTPSSEIGNVLSGIAKRAGMYFEFSVNEKVALEVAAAAAASGVRSFTFMKHVGLNVASDSFMSTAYTGVRAGMVVLTADDPSMFSSQNEQDNRHYARLACLPLLEPSDPQEVLEFMNHAFELSEDYGLPVLLRTTTRVSHMRGVVEVGSRMREPSEGFFRKDPERFVPVPATARVMHRKLVDKMKELRIRADESELNRVFNGGSDSELGVVASGGAFNYVYDALESLGLELPVLKLGFTYPFPAGLVEEFLSGLKRVLVVEEVDPIMEREVLAVAGSARLDLDVHGKLDGTLPEIYEYNEDILRKAISGLTGAPSVERECDVPDIPERPPSLCPGCPHRAVYYAVRRAADELELSGDEIIFPTDIGCYTLGIEPPYSAADYLLSMGSSIGTSCGFSAATTQRIVSFIGDSTFFHAGIPPLINAVHNKQRFVLVVLDNRTTAMTGGQPHPGLPVDGMGDEAPEISIEEIVRASGVEFVETVNPMNIKRTSETVKRALEHESVAVVISKYPCMLSSGAVRGRPMAVDGEKCDLCLECIRDLACPAMVTREGEVFIDPLKCRGCSVCLQICPAGAIKPEGKG, from the coding sequence ATGGAACTGGAGGATATACTTAACGCCAGAGAGGGCGATAAACTGTTCTTACTTGGAAACGAGGCTACTGTGAGGGCAGCGATAGAGTCAGGGGTGGGGGTTGCAAGCACCTACCCTGGAACACCATCATCGGAGATAGGCAATGTGCTCTCAGGGATCGCAAAGAGGGCAGGAATGTACTTTGAATTCTCTGTGAATGAAAAGGTGGCCCTGGAGGTTGCTGCAGCTGCAGCTGCCTCAGGTGTCAGATCATTCACCTTCATGAAACACGTCGGCCTTAACGTGGCCTCTGACTCCTTCATGAGCACAGCCTACACAGGTGTGAGGGCTGGCATGGTGGTTCTCACAGCCGACGACCCATCCATGTTCTCTTCCCAGAACGAGCAGGACAACAGACACTACGCCCGCCTCGCATGCCTCCCTCTCCTGGAACCATCAGATCCCCAGGAGGTACTGGAATTCATGAACCATGCCTTTGAACTATCAGAGGATTACGGCCTGCCGGTCCTCCTGAGGACAACAACTAGGGTATCCCACATGAGGGGAGTGGTTGAGGTGGGCAGCAGGATGCGTGAACCTTCAGAGGGGTTCTTCAGGAAGGACCCGGAACGATTTGTACCGGTACCTGCCACCGCGAGGGTGATGCACAGGAAACTTGTTGATAAGATGAAGGAACTGAGGATACGTGCAGATGAATCAGAACTCAACAGAGTATTCAATGGGGGCAGTGATTCAGAACTCGGGGTAGTGGCCTCAGGCGGGGCCTTCAACTATGTATACGATGCTCTTGAATCCCTTGGTCTTGAATTACCAGTACTCAAACTTGGATTCACGTATCCATTCCCTGCAGGACTCGTGGAGGAGTTCCTCTCAGGCCTTAAACGTGTTCTGGTTGTTGAGGAGGTTGACCCCATAATGGAGAGGGAGGTCCTTGCAGTAGCGGGATCCGCCCGCCTGGACCTTGATGTCCATGGAAAACTTGATGGCACACTCCCTGAGATATACGAGTACAATGAGGACATACTCAGAAAAGCAATATCAGGGCTTACAGGCGCACCATCAGTTGAAAGGGAATGTGATGTCCCGGATATACCTGAAAGACCTCCTTCACTCTGTCCGGGATGTCCGCACAGGGCTGTCTATTACGCCGTGAGGAGGGCTGCTGATGAACTGGAACTCTCAGGGGATGAGATAATATTCCCGACAGATATAGGTTGTTACACCCTTGGAATAGAGCCTCCATACTCTGCAGCCGATTACCTCCTGAGCATGGGATCCAGCATAGGAACCTCCTGTGGATTCTCAGCCGCGACCACCCAGAGGATAGTCTCCTTCATAGGTGACTCCACATTCTTCCATGCAGGCATACCCCCACTCATAAATGCTGTGCACAACAAGCAGAGATTTGTGCTGGTTGTCCTCGATAACAGGACAACGGCCATGACGGGTGGTCAGCCACACCCGGGCCTGCCTGTAGATGGGATGGGTGATGAGGCCCCTGAGATCTCCATTGAGGAAATAGTGAGGGCCTCTGGAGTTGAATTTGTGGAGACGGTGAACCCCATGAACATAAAAAGAACATCAGAAACAGTTAAACGGGCCCTGGAACATGAATCCGTGGCTGTGGTGATCTCAAAGTATCCGTGCATGCTCTCCTCTGGAGCGGTCCGGGGGAGGCCAATGGCTGTTGATGGGGAGAAATGTGATCTCTGTCTGGAATGCATCAGGGACCTTGCCTGCCCTGCGATGGTGACCCGTGAGGGGGAGGTGTTCATAGACCCTCTAAAGTGCAGGGGATGCAGTGTATGCCTCCAGATATGTCCCGCAGGAGCAATAAAACCGGAGGGAAAAGGATGA
- the iorB gene encoding indolepyruvate ferredoxin oxidoreductase subunit beta encodes MNYNIYVCGVGGQGIIKTSVIIGEAAMKKDINVVMSEIHGMAQRGGSVSTEIRIGEVHGSIIPDGEADLVLAFEPLEAIRALPKMSEESEVILNTSVIPPFNLMRSPHPYPPLDEIMSTLEERAGSVRGFNAEEIALKAGHILSLNMVMLGAAAATPGFPLESESLISSMRDNLPSRLIDVNLRAFRDGFGAAAES; translated from the coding sequence ATGAACTACAATATTTACGTCTGTGGCGTGGGCGGCCAGGGCATAATAAAGACCTCGGTCATAATCGGCGAGGCTGCAATGAAAAAGGACATCAACGTCGTTATGAGTGAAATACACGGGATGGCCCAGAGGGGAGGGTCGGTCTCAACTGAGATAAGGATTGGTGAAGTCCATGGATCCATCATCCCCGATGGAGAAGCCGATCTTGTGCTGGCCTTCGAACCACTTGAGGCCATCAGGGCCCTTCCAAAGATGTCTGAAGAATCAGAGGTCATCCTGAACACGTCAGTGATACCACCCTTCAACCTCATGAGGAGCCCGCACCCCTACCCGCCACTTGATGAGATCATGTCAACCCTTGAGGAGAGGGCAGGGAGTGTCAGGGGATTCAATGCAGAGGAAATTGCCCTGAAGGCAGGTCACATACTCTCCCTCAACATGGTGATGCTTGGAGCTGCAGCAGCCACCCCGGGATTCCCTCTCGAATCGGAGTCACTGATCAGTTCCATGAGGGATAACCTGCCATCCAGACTGATTGATGTGAATCTGAGGGCATTCAGGGATGGATTCGGGGCTGCAGCTGAGTCCTGA
- a CDS encoding ACT domain-containing protein: MKLKQISVFLENRKGRLKNAIHALSEAGINIRALSIADTSEFGILRMIVSDPELARRALEERNFVVRVNDVIAVEVPDEPGGLDGILGVLTDHDINVEYIYAFVEKKGEKAVVVIRTEDVDEGIRALEDAGIPVLSSDDILIL; this comes from the coding sequence ATGAAACTGAAACAGATATCTGTATTCCTTGAAAACAGAAAGGGAAGATTGAAGAATGCCATCCACGCCCTCTCAGAGGCAGGCATCAACATCAGGGCACTTTCAATTGCAGACACATCCGAGTTCGGAATACTCAGGATGATAGTCTCCGACCCTGAACTGGCCAGGAGGGCCCTTGAGGAGAGAAACTTCGTTGTGAGGGTCAACGATGTGATAGCCGTGGAGGTCCCGGATGAACCAGGCGGCCTTGATGGAATACTTGGAGTCCTCACAGACCATGACATAAATGTTGAATACATCTATGCCTTCGTTGAGAAGAAGGGTGAAAAGGCCGTTGTGGTCATAAGGACAGAGGATGTGGATGAGGGCATAAGGGCCCTTGAGGATGCAGGTATACCCGTCCTGTCCTCGGATGACATCCTCATCCTCTAA
- a CDS encoding phenylacetate--CoA ligase, which yields MIWNPEAECMSQEEKQELQLRRLQNTVKRAYENVPYYNKRLRDAGVFPEDIETLDDIEKLPFTTKNDLREAYPFGMFAVPDEEIVEVHTSSGTTGKPVVSGYTSRDLEIWSEVMARALTMGMATRKDRIQNCYGYGLFTGGLGVHYGAQKIGATVIPISAGNTKRQIEIMQDFGTTVITCTPSYALYLAEVLEKEGVDIGELNLKSGIFGAEMWTEEMRETIEARLGLTALNIYGLTEIIGPGVAMECTEKNGLHIAEDHFYPEIIDPKTGEKLPNGTKGELVLTTLTREGMPVLRFRTKDITALRDGECGCGRTLVRMDRITGRSDDMLKIRGVIVFPSQIERALLKIKGLEPHYQIVVTRPEFLDELEVQVEASPELFSDEVKHVEEAKRMIEKHIHSEIGLRVNVTLVEPGSLPRSEGKAIRVIDKRKFD from the coding sequence ATGATATGGAACCCTGAAGCCGAATGTATGAGTCAGGAAGAAAAACAGGAATTACAGCTCAGGAGGCTCCAGAATACAGTCAAAAGAGCCTACGAAAACGTGCCCTACTACAATAAGCGTCTGAGAGATGCAGGAGTATTCCCCGAGGATATAGAAACCCTTGATGACATAGAGAAGCTACCATTCACCACAAAGAATGACCTCAGGGAGGCCTACCCCTTCGGTATGTTCGCGGTACCCGACGAGGAGATAGTGGAGGTGCATACATCATCAGGGACAACAGGTAAACCCGTTGTATCAGGTTACACCAGCAGGGACCTTGAAATATGGTCTGAGGTGATGGCAAGGGCCCTGACAATGGGCATGGCCACCAGGAAGGACCGCATACAGAACTGCTACGGCTACGGACTCTTCACAGGAGGTCTGGGTGTGCACTACGGTGCCCAGAAAATCGGGGCCACGGTGATCCCCATCTCAGCAGGTAACACGAAGCGCCAGATTGAGATAATGCAGGACTTTGGCACCACAGTGATAACATGCACACCATCCTATGCACTCTACCTTGCAGAGGTCCTTGAGAAGGAGGGTGTGGATATCGGTGAACTGAACCTGAAATCAGGGATATTCGGTGCAGAGATGTGGACCGAGGAGATGAGGGAAACCATAGAGGCGAGGCTGGGCCTCACAGCCCTTAACATCTACGGCCTGACAGAGATAATAGGTCCCGGAGTCGCGATGGAGTGCACAGAGAAGAACGGACTCCACATTGCAGAGGACCACTTCTACCCCGAGATAATAGACCCCAAAACCGGGGAGAAACTCCCCAATGGAACAAAGGGGGAACTCGTCCTTACAACACTCACGAGGGAGGGCATGCCAGTCCTTAGGTTCAGAACCAAGGATATAACAGCCCTCAGAGATGGTGAATGTGGATGCGGCCGCACCCTTGTAAGGATGGACAGGATAACAGGTAGAAGCGACGATATGCTCAAGATCCGTGGCGTTATAGTGTTCCCATCACAGATAGAGAGGGCCCTCCTCAAGATAAAGGGACTGGAACCCCACTACCAGATAGTTGTAACAAGGCCAGAGTTCCTTGATGAACTTGAGGTCCAGGTGGAGGCATCCCCCGAGCTCTTCTCAGATGAGGTTAAACACGTTGAAGAGGCCAAGAGGATGATAGAGAAGCATATACACAGTGAGATAGGCCTCAGGGTTAACGTGACACTTGTGGAGCCCGGAAGTCTTCCCAGGAGTGAGGGTAAGGCCATCAGGGTCATAGATAAGAGGAAATTCGACTGA
- a CDS encoding sodium:solute symporter family protein, which yields MDLLVLGIVVLIYFLLVGYVGYVAWRRTETSEDYMVAGRRTHPYIMAMSYGATFISTAAIVGFGGMAGVFGMGILWLVFLNILVGIFIAFVFFGKRTMKMGHNMSALTFPEFLGRRFNSRFLQYFGGAIIFLGMPLYASVVLIGAARFIETTLGLDFSIALILMAVIVAVYVVLGGIRGVMYTDALQGTIMFLGMIFLVVSTYYLLGGVVDAHQALTNISHLIPAKARAIGATGWTSMPLYGSPYWWTLLSTIILGVGVGVLAQPQLIVRFMTVKSNRELNRGVLIGALFIFVMTWSAYVVGALSNVYFFRKMGMIAVQAAGGNADKIIPFFIKSAMPEWFSYIFMLTLLSAAMSTLSAQFHVQGTAIGRDVYETVRRRKGDRSVLITRGGIIIAVLIAVVLGYLLPGSIVAQGTALFFGICAASFLSVYVAAIFWKRATRQGAIAGMVSGAIVSLFWLLFEYKKTAEALGIAKALFGGPVIASMPWPVVDPILVGVPVSAIFMVAVSLLTEPPSDEHIQKCFNGV from the coding sequence ATGGATCTTTTAGTACTCGGTATCGTCGTTCTCATCTACTTCCTTCTTGTGGGCTACGTTGGATACGTGGCATGGAGAAGGACGGAGACCTCAGAGGACTACATGGTGGCCGGTAGAAGGACCCACCCCTACATCATGGCCATGAGCTATGGAGCCACCTTCATAAGTACGGCGGCCATCGTCGGCTTCGGTGGAATGGCAGGTGTCTTCGGGATGGGTATACTCTGGCTCGTGTTTCTCAACATACTTGTAGGTATATTCATTGCATTCGTGTTTTTTGGTAAGCGCACAATGAAGATGGGCCACAACATGTCGGCCCTCACATTCCCGGAATTCCTGGGGAGGAGATTTAACAGCAGATTCCTTCAGTACTTTGGTGGGGCCATAATCTTTCTTGGAATGCCCCTGTATGCATCCGTTGTCCTGATAGGTGCTGCAAGGTTCATTGAAACAACCCTTGGCCTGGACTTCAGCATCGCCCTGATACTGATGGCTGTCATAGTGGCTGTTTATGTTGTTCTTGGAGGTATAAGGGGTGTTATGTACACCGACGCCCTTCAGGGCACCATAATGTTCCTTGGAATGATATTCCTTGTTGTATCGACCTACTACCTTCTTGGCGGAGTTGTGGACGCTCATCAGGCACTCACAAACATTTCACACCTCATACCCGCCAAGGCCAGGGCAATAGGGGCAACTGGCTGGACCAGCATGCCTTTATATGGTAGCCCCTACTGGTGGACGCTCCTCTCAACAATAATCCTTGGTGTTGGTGTGGGTGTCCTTGCACAGCCCCAGCTCATAGTGAGGTTCATGACCGTGAAATCCAACAGGGAGCTCAACAGAGGTGTTCTAATAGGTGCACTCTTCATATTCGTGATGACCTGGAGCGCCTACGTCGTTGGGGCACTTTCGAATGTCTACTTCTTCAGGAAGATGGGCATGATAGCGGTGCAGGCTGCTGGTGGAAACGCAGATAAGATAATACCTTTCTTCATAAAGTCTGCCATGCCCGAGTGGTTCTCGTACATCTTCATGCTGACGCTGCTCTCAGCAGCCATGTCAACACTCAGTGCCCAGTTCCATGTCCAGGGGACTGCCATAGGTAGGGACGTCTATGAGACAGTAAGAAGGAGGAAGGGTGATAGATCCGTCCTCATCACAAGGGGAGGCATAATAATAGCGGTACTTATAGCGGTGGTCCTCGGCTACCTGCTACCAGGAAGCATAGTTGCACAGGGAACAGCCCTTTTCTTCGGGATATGTGCAGCATCCTTCCTTTCGGTCTATGTTGCAGCCATATTCTGGAAGAGGGCCACAAGGCAGGGTGCGATAGCCGGGATGGTTTCAGGAGCCATTGTAAGTCTGTTCTGGCTACTTTTCGAATACAAGAAGACTGCGGAGGCCCTTGGAATCGCCAAGGCACTCTTCGGGGGCCCGGTTATAGCATCGATGCCATGGCCGGTGGTGGACCCGATACTGGTGGGTGTGCCGGTCTCAGCCATCTTCATGGTGGCTGTCAGCCTTCTTACGGAACCACCCTCTGATGAGCACATCCAGAAATGTTTTAACGGAGTTTAG
- a CDS encoding symporter small accessory protein, with protein sequence MVLGIPDPWVWGAYILCILITVFCVIYGLVNWNRGGEDEEEQIMEELRWEEEEKRMEEDELGL encoded by the coding sequence ATGGTACTTGGAATACCTGACCCATGGGTATGGGGCGCATATATCCTCTGCATCCTGATAACAGTCTTCTGCGTTATCTACGGCCTGGTGAACTGGAACCGGGGCGGTGAAGATGAGGAAGAACAGATAATGGAAGAACTCAGGTGGGAGGAAGAGGAGAAAAGGATGGAAGAGGATGAACTTGGTCTTTAA